A single genomic interval of Spinacia oleracea cultivar Varoflay chromosome 6, BTI_SOV_V1, whole genome shotgun sequence harbors:
- the LOC110795492 gene encoding uncharacterized protein produces the protein MCKQLFFSTGGYSIRKMYLCLLGQFPKVYWRRVVCNNFASPKSLFILWLAVHGRLLTKDRLMQWGIVTDGVCSLCGVDPESVQHMFFQCSYARQVWQKFLQILHINRSSQAFDQELQFAMRMSKKCIAVSKLLLAGFAEAVYCLWIQRNQRVFVGHIQSAEQIVKEIVFKVACRCRDSDIALLLY, from the coding sequence ATGTGCAAGCAACTTTTCTTTTCTACTGGTGGTTACTCTATCAGGAAGATGTACCTGTGTTTGTTGGGTCAGTTTCCTAAAGTTTATTGGAGGAGAGTGGTTTGTAATAACTTTGCTAGTCCTAAAAGTCTTTTCATTTTGTGGCTTGCTGTACATGGGAGGCTTCTTACCAAAGACAGACTCATGCAGTGGGGCATAGTTACTGATGGTGTTTGCAGTTTATGTGGTGTTGATCCAGAATCAGTGCAGCACATGTTCTTTCAGTGTTCTTATGCTAGACAAGTTTGGCAGAAATTCCTGCAGATTCTGCATATCAATAGGAGTAGCCAAGCTTTTGATCAGGAGCTCCAATTTGCTATGAGAATGAGTAAAAAATGTATTGCTGTGAGCAAACTTCTCCTTGCTGGTTTTGCTGAAGCAGTTTATTGCCTGTGGATTCAAAGGAATCAAAGAGTCTTTGTTGGTCATATACAATCAGCTGAGCAAATTGTTAAAGAAATTGTTTTTAAGGTTGCTTGCAGATGTAGAGATTCAGACATTGCTTTGTTGCTGTATTAG